One Catenulispora sp. GP43 genomic window, CCGGAGACGAGGAGCGGATCGCCCGGATCTGGAGCGAGGTCCTGGGCGTGGAGCGCGTCGGCGTCGAGGACGGGTTCTTCGAACTCGGCGGGGACTCGGTGCTCGCGGTCTCGCTGACCGGGACGATGCGCGCGGCCGGATTCGACGTGACGGTCAAGGACGTCTTCGAGCGGCGCACCATCGCGCAGCTGTGCGCGCACCTGGCCGGCCTGGAGCCGCTGACCGGGCAGCGGCCGGCCGTCGAGCCGTTCGCGCTGCTCGCCGAGCAGGACCGGGCGCGCGTTCCGGCCGGCATCGTGGACGCCTACCCGGTCTCCGGTGTGCAGCTGGGAATGGTGGCCGAGATGCTCGCCGACTCCGGCGAGCGGAACTACCACAACGTCACCTCGATGAAGATCGACGACGACGCGCCCTTCGACGCGGAGGCCTTCCTGCGCGCCGCCCGGACCGTGGTCGAGCGGCACGAGAACCTGCGGACCTCCTTCGACCTCGACGGCTACTCCCGTCCCCTGCAACTGGTGCATGAGAGCGCTGAGATCAGCGCCGACGTCCTGGACCACCGCGGGCTGGAGCCCGCCGGACGGCTCGACGCGGTCCGGGCCTGGATGGTGCGCGAGCGCGACCTGCCCTTCGACCTGGCCCGGCCCTCGCTGATCCGGCTGGCCGCGCACCTCACCGGCGACACGGGAGAGGCGGGAACCGGCGAGCACACCTGGTGGCTGACCATCACCGAGTGCCACGCTGTGCTCGAAGGGTGGAGCTACCACCAGATGCTGATGGAGATCGTCGACCTGTTCGGGGCGTTCCGCGCCGGGCGCGAGCCCGAGCCCGAACCGGCGCCGGCCGTGCGCTACGCCGACTTCATCGCCGCCGAACTGGAGTCGCTGGCCGGCGGCCAGGACGCGGCCTACTGGGCCCGGATCGTCGGGGAGCACCCGGCGTTCCGCCTCCCGGACACCTGGGGCGCCGACCCGGCCACCCCGCGCGAGACCTACCGGACCGGGGTGTCCTACCTGGACCTGCTGCCGCAGATCAAGGGCTTCGCGGCCCGCGCCCGGGTGTCGGTGAAGGCGGTGCTGCACGCCGTCCATCTCAAGGTCATGTCGATGATCACCCCGGAGGACCGCTTCTTCTCCGGCCTGGTCTGCGACGCGCGGCCGGAGGCGGTCGGCGCCGACCGGGTCTACGGCATGTACCTGAACACCGTCCCGTTCCCGTTCGAGCGCGCCTCGGGGACCTGGGCCGAGCTGGTGCGGCAGGTGTTCGCCGCGGAGATCGACCTGTGGCCGCACCGCCGCCACCCCATCTCGGCGATCCAGCGGGCCGCAGGCGGCGGGCGGATGATCGACGCCTACTTCAACTTCATCGACTTCCACGTGGTCGACGCCGAGCGCGTGGACTACCTCAAGACGATGGACATCAGCCCCAACGAGTTCTCGCTGCGGGTCACCACCCAGGCCAAGCACTTCTCGGTCACCGTCAACACCCACGTCATCAGCAAGGCCGATGCCGACCGGCTGGCCGGGATGTACCGCGCGGTTCTGGAGGCGATGCTCGCCGATCCGGACGGCGACGCGACCGCCGTCCCGCTGGCCGCCGCCGATCTGCGGGTGCTCGACGCGCTGACCGCCGGGCCGCTGGAGAAGTCGCGGCGGCCGCTGGCGCCCGCCGCGTTCGACGCGATGGTCGCCGAACGCCCCGACGACATCGCAGTGGTCTGTGTTGCTGATGCCGATGCCGACGGTGAGCAGCTCGGGTACGGCGCGCTGGGCCACCGCGCCCACCGCGTCGCGCAGGAACTGCGGCGGCGCGGGGTCGGCCGCGGGGACGTGGTCGCGGTCTCCATGCGGCGCTCCCCGGCGATGGTCGCGGCCCTGCTGGGGGTGTGGAAGGCCGGAGCGGCCTACCTGCCCCTGGACGCCGGGCTGCCCGCCGACCGGGTCGACTACATGCTCGCCGACTCCGGCGCGCGCTTCGTGCTCGATGACGACGCCGTCGAGGCACTGGCCGGCAAGCCGGCCTCGCCGCTGGCCCCGGTGGTCCCGCAGGCCTTCTCCGACGAGGACCTGGCCTACGTGCTCTACACCTCCGGCTCCACCGGCCGGCCCAAGGGCGTCGAAGTCAGCCACGGCGCCTTGGCGAACCTGCTGGCCGCCATGCGCGAACTGGCCGGCGCCGGCACCTGGCTGGCCTCGACCGCGCTGTCCTTCGACATCTGCGGCCTGGAACTGTTCGCCCCGCTGACCGCCGGCGGACGGATCGTGCTGGCCGCCGACGCCCAGCTGCGCGACGGCGCCGAGCTGGTCCGGCTGGTCGCCGAGCACGGCGTGGACCACGTGCAGGCCACGCCTTCGGGCTGGAAGATGCTGCTGGCCGCCGGATTCGACGGGCCCTCGGTGACCGCGCTGTGCGGCGGCGAGGCGCTGCCGCTGGACCTGGCCCGCCAGATCCGCGGCCGGGTCGGCCGGCTGTTCAACGTGTACGGACCCACCGAGACCACCATCTGGTCCACTGCCTGGGAGGTGCCGGAGCGGCCGGAGCGGGTCGTCATCGGCGCCCCGGTCGCCGACACCCGGCTGCGGGTGCTGGACTCGCGCGGCAGCCGGGTCCCGGTCGGCGTCGTCGGCGAACTCGTCGTCGGCGGCGCGGGTGTGGCCCGCGGCTACCACGGGCAGCCGGGGCTCACCGCGTCCCGGTTCGTGCCGGCCGAGGCCGGGGGCCGCGAGTACCGCACCGGGGACCTGGTCCGGGTCGGCAAGGACGGTGAGATCGAGTTCCTCGGCCGCGCCGACCACCAGGTGAAGGTGCGCGGGCACCGCATCGAGCTCGGCGAGATCGAGGCGACGCTGCGCAGGGCGCCGGGCGTGCGCGACGTCGTGGTCGTGGCCCGCGGCGCGCAGGACAAGACGCTGGTCGGTTACGTCGTGGGCGCCGACTACGCGTTCGACGGCCTGCCCGAGTTCGCCGCCGACGCGCTGCCCTCCTCCATGACCCCCTCGGTCTTCGTCGCGATGGAGGCGTTCCCGCTCAACACGGCGGGCAAGATCGACCGCCTGGCGCTGCCCGAGCCCGATGTCGCCGCCACCGAGCAGTACGCCGCGCCCAGCGGCGCCGACGAGGAACGCATAGCCCTGATCTGGCGCCAGGCCCTGGACGTGCCGCTGGTCGGCGCCCTCGACGGGTTCTTCGAGCTCGGCGGCGACTCGATCAAGGCGATCGGCCTGGTCGGCGCGCTGCGCGCGGCCGGCTACGACGCCTCGGCCCGGGACGTGTTCGAGCACTCCACCGTGCGCGCGCTGGCGGCCCGGCTCAGCGGCCGCCCCGCGCCGCGGGAGTCCGCCGGTCCGGTCGAGCCGTTCGCCCTGGCGCCGCGCGGCGTGACGCTGCCGGACGGCACCGTGGACGCCTACCCGCTGTCGATGGTGCAGCTCGGCATGGCCGCCCAGATGCTCTCCGGCGCCGACAACAGCCGCTACCACTCGGTGACCGCGTTCCCGGTCAACGACGGCGTCCCGTTCGACGAACAGGCGCTGCGCCGGGCGGCGGCGGTGGTCGTGGCCCGGCACGAGATCCTGCGCACCTCCATCGAGCTGACTGCGTACGGCACGCCGCTGCAACTGGTGCACGCGCACGCCGAGTTCCCGATCGATGTCAGGGACCTGCGAGGGTCCGACGCCGCAGCGGTGAGCGCTGCGATGCGCGAGCACGCGGCCGAGGAGCGCGCGCGGCCCATGACGCTCACCGACGTGCCGTTGGTGCGCCTGACGGCCTCGGTCGTCGACGACGGCACCTGGTGGCTGACGTTCTCCTTCTGCCACGCCGTCCTGGAGGGCTTCAGCCAGCACACGCTGACCGCCGAGCTGCTGCGCGCCTACGCGACCCTGCGCGACGGCGGTGAGCTCGAACCCTGGCAGGCCCCCGCGGTGCGCTTCGCGGACTTCATCGCCGCCGAGCTGGCTTCGCTGGCCTCGCAGGAGGACCGCGCCTACTGGGCGTCCGCGGTCGCCGACCGGCGCTCGGCGGCCCTGCCCGCCGGCTGGCAGGACAGCGGATCGCCGAGGTCTGACTACCTGCGGCGCGTCCCCTTCGAGGACCTGCGTCCCGGACTGACCGTGCTGGCGCTGCGCTCGCGCACCTCGCTCAAGAGCGTCCTGCACGCGGCGCATCTGAAAGTGATGAGCGCGCTGGTCGGCGAGGAGCCGTTCTTCGACGGGCTGGTCTGCGACGGCCGGGTCGAGGCGGTCGGCGCGGACCGGGTCCCCGGCATGTACGTCAACTCCGTGCCGTTCGCGTTCGACGGCATCACCGACGGCAGCAGCTGGACCGATCTGGTCCGGACGGTGTTCGCCCGCGAGGTCGAGCTGTGGCCGCACCGGCGGCACCCGCTGCCGGAGATCGCCCGCGCGGCCGGGGACAGCCGGCTGCTGTCCGTCCTGTTCAACTACCTGGACTTCAGCGGCTTCTCCTCCGGCCTGGTCGACGCCGCCGAGGCGATCGGCGGCGGCGCGACCGAGTTCGACCTGGCCGTCACCACCGGCGGCGGCCAGATCACCCTGGCCACGCACACCGGCGTGCTCTCGGTGCGCAACGGCGACCGGCTGGCGCAGATGTACCGCGCCGTGCTGGAGGCGATGGCCGCCGACCCGGACGGCGACGCGTGCGCCGCCTGCCTGCCGGACGGCGAGCGCCAGGCCGCCACGGCCGCCGTCGGGCCGCTCTTCGACTACGGCCCCGGCGTCCTGGAGACCATCGAGCGCCAGGTCCGGGCCACCCCCGACGCGGACGCGGTGATCTTCCGGCCCTCCGGGCAGGCCGACGAGGAGCGGATCAGCTACGCCGAGCTCGACGCGCGGGCCAGTGCGCTGGCCGGCCGGTTGCGGGAGCTGGGCATCGCCGCGGAGTCCACGGTCGGCGTGGTGCTCGGCCGCACCCCCGAGGTGCTGGTCGCGTTCCTGGGCGTGTGGAAGGCCGGCGGCGCCTACGTGCCCATCGACCCCGCGCTGCCGCAGGACCGCGTCGAGTACATGCTCACCGACTCCCGGGCCGCCGCGGTGGTCACGCTGGACCGGCACCGGGACCGGCTCGGCGCCTTCGCCGGACCGGTGGTCGACCTCGCCGCTCTGGAGCCGGGGACGTCGATGCCGATGCCGATGCCGACGCCGACGCCGACCGAAAACGGCGCGGATCTGGACCCTGATTCGGTCGCCTACGTGATCTACACCTCGGGCTCCACCGGCCGGCCCAAGGGCGTGCAGACGACGCACCGCGGCCTGTCCACCTACCTGGGCTTCGCCGTCGAGCAGTACGCCGGCACCCCGGGTGGCGCGCCGCTGCTGTCCTCGCCGTCGTTCGACATGGTGGTGACGATCCTGTTCGCGCCGCTGATGACCGGCGCGCCGGTGACCGTCTTCGACGAGCAGACCCCGATCGAGGACCTGGGCCTGCTGCTGCTGGAGTCCGGGCCGTTCAGCTTCATCAAGCTCGCACCCACGCTGCTGGACCTGCTGTCCGGCCAGCTCGGCCCGCGCCAGGCGGCGGAGGTCGCGGCGGTGGCGGTGGCCGGCGGCGAGGTCTTCGACACCGGGCTGGCCCGGCGCTGGGCCCGGCTGGCCAAGGGCGCGCGCGACGGCCGGACGGTGCGGATCGTCAACGAGTACGGGCCCACCGAGATCACCGTCGGGAACAGCACGCACACCGCCGACGGCACCGAGGACGGCGACCAGCTGCCGATCGGCCTGCCGATGCCGAACACCAGCATGTACGTGCTCGACCGGCACCTGGAACCGGTGCCGGCCGGCGTGGTCGGCGAGATCCACGTCGGCGGCGAGGGGCTGGCCCGCGGCTACGCGCACCTGCCGGGCCGCACCGCGGCGGCGTTCGTGCCCAACCCGTACGGCCCGCCCGGATCGCGGCTCTACCGCACCGGCGACCGGGCCCGGATGCTGGCCGACGGCGAGTTCGAGTTCGTGGAACGCCGCGACGACCAGGTGAAGGTGCGCGGCTACCGGATCGAGCTCGGCGAGGTCGAGGCCGCGCTGGCCGGCTGCGGCGGCGTGCGCCGCGCCGTGGTCACCACCCGCGGCGACGGCGGTGCCAGGGAACTGATCGGCTATGCGAGCCCGGAGCGCGGCGCGGTCCTGTCCGGTCCCGCGCTGCGGGCCGAGCTGGCCTCCCGGCTGCCCGCCTACATGGTGCCGGCGTTCGTCGTCCCGGTCGCGGCCATCCCGGTGACCGCCAACGGCAAGGTCGACCGCGCCGCGCACGAAGCGGCGACGACGATGGGCATGGACGTGTTCGCCGAGCGTGCCCGCCGGGAACTGCTAGCCACCGGCGAGACGGTCCGCAAGCG contains:
- a CDS encoding amino acid adenylation domain-containing protein encodes the protein MTGVETSAADQLRAEVLRKRLAGGRAPRPAGSSRIPRADRSRPLPLSFGQQRLWLIDRIDPGSTEYVVPLALRLRGRLDPVAWNRAWQEVLARHEVLRTRYVEDGGEPRQVIDPAPAEADIETVDVRAAADPEAIAHELATVLSSRPFDLAADWPMRALLIRLGAQDHVLALSCHHVALDGWSIDILVRELRALYQANVAGRPSPLPQLAIQYADYAKWERETLARRESFASAQQYWRDQLAGGEPLELPTDRPRPAQRDWTGQMVPFDVPAELADRLRAVGREQDTTLYGVLLAAFNVLLHRYTGSRDISVGSPVAGRGRPEVSNLIGFFINTLVLRNRWDGDPVFADLLRQTGRTVHQALVGQEVPFEHLVRELAPERDPARSPLFQVMLGLRSTGAYEADLAGLTVSEFPIAAKSSRFDLTVLASEHPDGSLNGEILYPTALFDRETVERMGRHYLAVLRAVAEAPHLPLSRLSLLDQAETDLLLGAAGLADDADRPRGDTFDHGVRATVHELFEAQVARTPDATAIVVDGEGAGIVELSYAQLNERANRIAHRLRMLGAGPEKMIGLCLERGEHLVPALLGILKSGAGYLPLDPAAPADRLGYIIGDAAAPIVVTQQLRAEKIAGVHTGDVLVLDEEDLESLPAANPEPLSGPDNLIYTIYTSGSTGKPKGVVLTHANVARLLSGAERHYGFASDDVWPLFHSYAFDVSVWELWGSLLYGGKLVVVPASVTRSPSDFLDVLVRHRVTFLNQTPSAFRALVSAAADNDPRIGDLALRAVVFAGEKLEMPELKPWIDRRGLDAPRLYNMYGITETTVHSTFYRVAEADLAPSAPNAIGYPLADLRIYLLDGDGNLAPIGVPGEIYVGGPGVARGYANRPDLTAARFVPDPFGRPGARLYRSGDIARRRADGSLEFLGRADHQVKIRGYRVELGEIEAAVAAAPGLRDAVVIVREDTPGDKRLVAYVVPETGADADAKGDAEPGELVARLRAAAEAVLPSYMIPSAFVTVPALPLTVNGKLDRRALPAPDGAALAVSAQYVAPRTGDEERIARIWSEVLGVERVGVEDGFFELGGDSVLAVSLTGTMRAAGFDVTVKDVFERRTIAQLCAHLAGLEPLTGQRPAVEPFALLAEQDRARVPAGIVDAYPVSGVQLGMVAEMLADSGERNYHNVTSMKIDDDAPFDAEAFLRAARTVVERHENLRTSFDLDGYSRPLQLVHESAEISADVLDHRGLEPAGRLDAVRAWMVRERDLPFDLARPSLIRLAAHLTGDTGEAGTGEHTWWLTITECHAVLEGWSYHQMLMEIVDLFGAFRAGREPEPEPAPAVRYADFIAAELESLAGGQDAAYWARIVGEHPAFRLPDTWGADPATPRETYRTGVSYLDLLPQIKGFAARARVSVKAVLHAVHLKVMSMITPEDRFFSGLVCDARPEAVGADRVYGMYLNTVPFPFERASGTWAELVRQVFAAEIDLWPHRRHPISAIQRAAGGGRMIDAYFNFIDFHVVDAERVDYLKTMDISPNEFSLRVTTQAKHFSVTVNTHVISKADADRLAGMYRAVLEAMLADPDGDATAVPLAAADLRVLDALTAGPLEKSRRPLAPAAFDAMVAERPDDIAVVCVADADADGEQLGYGALGHRAHRVAQELRRRGVGRGDVVAVSMRRSPAMVAALLGVWKAGAAYLPLDAGLPADRVDYMLADSGARFVLDDDAVEALAGKPASPLAPVVPQAFSDEDLAYVLYTSGSTGRPKGVEVSHGALANLLAAMRELAGAGTWLASTALSFDICGLELFAPLTAGGRIVLAADAQLRDGAELVRLVAEHGVDHVQATPSGWKMLLAAGFDGPSVTALCGGEALPLDLARQIRGRVGRLFNVYGPTETTIWSTAWEVPERPERVVIGAPVADTRLRVLDSRGSRVPVGVVGELVVGGAGVARGYHGQPGLTASRFVPAEAGGREYRTGDLVRVGKDGEIEFLGRADHQVKVRGHRIELGEIEATLRRAPGVRDVVVVARGAQDKTLVGYVVGADYAFDGLPEFAADALPSSMTPSVFVAMEAFPLNTAGKIDRLALPEPDVAATEQYAAPSGADEERIALIWRQALDVPLVGALDGFFELGGDSIKAIGLVGALRAAGYDASARDVFEHSTVRALAARLSGRPAPRESAGPVEPFALAPRGVTLPDGTVDAYPLSMVQLGMAAQMLSGADNSRYHSVTAFPVNDGVPFDEQALRRAAAVVVARHEILRTSIELTAYGTPLQLVHAHAEFPIDVRDLRGSDAAAVSAAMREHAAEERARPMTLTDVPLVRLTASVVDDGTWWLTFSFCHAVLEGFSQHTLTAELLRAYATLRDGGELEPWQAPAVRFADFIAAELASLASQEDRAYWASAVADRRSAALPAGWQDSGSPRSDYLRRVPFEDLRPGLTVLALRSRTSLKSVLHAAHLKVMSALVGEEPFFDGLVCDGRVEAVGADRVPGMYVNSVPFAFDGITDGSSWTDLVRTVFAREVELWPHRRHPLPEIARAAGDSRLLSVLFNYLDFSGFSSGLVDAAEAIGGGATEFDLAVTTGGGQITLATHTGVLSVRNGDRLAQMYRAVLEAMAADPDGDACAACLPDGERQAATAAVGPLFDYGPGVLETIERQVRATPDADAVIFRPSGQADEERISYAELDARASALAGRLRELGIAAESTVGVVLGRTPEVLVAFLGVWKAGGAYVPIDPALPQDRVEYMLTDSRAAAVVTLDRHRDRLGAFAGPVVDLAALEPGTSMPMPMPTPTPTENGADLDPDSVAYVIYTSGSTGRPKGVQTTHRGLSTYLGFAVEQYAGTPGGAPLLSSPSFDMVVTILFAPLMTGAPVTVFDEQTPIEDLGLLLLESGPFSFIKLAPTLLDLLSGQLGPRQAAEVAAVAVAGGEVFDTGLARRWARLAKGARDGRTVRIVNEYGPTEITVGNSTHTADGTEDGDQLPIGLPMPNTSMYVLDRHLEPVPAGVVGEIHVGGEGLARGYAHLPGRTAAAFVPNPYGPPGSRLYRTGDRARMLADGEFEFVERRDDQVKVRGYRIELGEVEAALAGCGGVRRAVVTTRGDGGARELIGYASPERGAVLSGPALRAELASRLPAYMVPAFVVPVAAIPVTANGKVDRAAHEAATTMGMDVFAERARRELLATGETVRKR